In the Mastomys coucha isolate ucsf_1 unplaced genomic scaffold, UCSF_Mcou_1 pScaffold18, whole genome shotgun sequence genome, one interval contains:
- the LOC116095580 gene encoding antizyme inhibitor 2-like, giving the protein MNPTSEGRGERLGVAESLWPSEPIILGPEVSARQLVLKKIQELSTSGHQHAFMVADLDVLASRHRTFLQALPRVQPFYAVKCNSSPRVLLVLAALGTGFDCASQGELEQVLGLGVDPSRIIFANPCKAVSHIQYAARCGVQLLTFDNEEELIKLARHYPGARLVLRIQIQDSQSTFPLHTKFGAHLEACGHLLQVARELGLAVVGASFHVGSDCHTPQSYRQAIADCHCVFEMGCKAGHQMSILDLGGGFPGIEGSEAKFEEMARVINAALAQFFPEGTGVKVIAEPGRFYAASVCTAAVNIIAKKSSLEPGGHRKLAYYLNEGYYGVFRVFLRDPVPRTPIVVKEFPSEPCLFPCTLYGPTCDAFDRLFSTEVQLPELDVDDWLIFPDMGAYSSTMSSTFNGFPITAVYDAMSPQLRSLLETVP; this is encoded by the exons ATGAACCCCACCTCTGAGGGCAGAGGGGAACGGCTGGGAGTTGCAGAAAGCCTGTGGCCATCAGAGCCTATCATCTTGGGGCCAGAGGTATCTGCCCGGCAGCTGGTCTTGAAGAAGATCCAGGAGTTGTCCACCTCG GGCCACCAACATGCCTTCATGGTGGCTGACTTGGATGTGCTGGCCAGCCGCCATCGGACCTTCCTCCAGGCCCTGCCTCGAGTTCAGCCCTTCTATGCTGTCAAGTGCAACAGCAGTCCCAGGGTGTTGCTCGTCTTGGCTGCCCTGGGCACCGGCTTTGACTGTGCCAGCCAG GGGGAGCTGGAGCAGGTGCTGGGTTTGGGCGTGGACCCCTCACGAATCATCTTCGCCAACCCCTGCAAGGCTGTCTCCCACATCCAGTACGCAGCCCGCTGTGGAGTGCAGCTTCTGACCTTCGACAATGAGGAAGAGCTGATTAAACTGGCCCGGCACTACCCTGGGGCTAG gtTGGTCCTCCGAATACagatccaggacagtcaaagcacCTTCCCTCTGCACACCAAGTTTGGAGCCCATCTGGAGGCATGTGGACACCTGCTCCAGGTTGCCAGAGAGCTGGGGTTGGCTGTGGTCGGGGCCTC CTTCCATGTGGGTTCCGACTGCCATACACCCCAGAGCTACAGGCAGGCCATCGCTGACTGCCATTGTGTGTTTGAGATGGGCTGCAAGGCTGGCCACCAAATGAGCATCCTGGATCTTGGAGGGGGCTTCCCAGGAATTGAGGGCTCCGAAGCCAAATTTGAGGAG ATGGCGAGAGTGATCAATGCTGCCCTGGCCCAGTTCTTCCCAGAGGGGACCGGTGTCAAGGTCATTGCGGAGCCTGGCCGCTTCTATGCAGCATCTGTATgcacagctgctgtgaacatcATAGCCAAGAAGTCCTCCCTGGAGCCAG GAGGCCACAGGAAGCTGGCATACTATCTTAATGAGGGCTATTATGGTGTCTTCCGAGTTTTCCTCAGGGACCCTGTCCCCAGGACACCCATCGTGGTAAAG GAGTTCCCCTCAGAGCCCTGCCTCTTCCCCTGCACTCTTTACGGCCCCACCTGCGATGCCTTTGACCGGCTCTTTTCGACAGAGGTTCAGTTACCAGAGCTGGATGTGGATGACTGGCTGATTTTCCCTGACATGGGTGCCTACAGTAGCACCATGAGTTCCACCTTCAATGGCTTCCCGATCACAGCGGTCTATGATGCCATGAGCCCCCAACTCAG GAGCCTACTGGAGACAGTACCTTAG